The following are from one region of the Rosistilla carotiformis genome:
- a CDS encoding type II secretion system F family protein, whose translation MTHSQLQIIIFISSTLLILALQSLIYELFYRYRQRVAQRLNDDLGLSEARATDQVQLFRNVSSVKETVSLRERWQHGLGRLLEQSGTQITMSQLVYGSLGLACLMGVILFGVSRILHGPVVGFVVAGWIAGGLAIPVFVWMRYQSRRGKIYRQLPYTLELINRSVRSGQTMPAAFQMVANEVEAPLGEEFAYCIDQQHMGLSIEVAARSLASRTEIVELQIFAVALTIHARTGGSLADLLDNLSDTVRRRLKLQMKVQALTAEGRLQATTLVLLPIVSLIGLAILNRPYVSTLFETPSLLALAAGAQCLGGVWIYYTTRISY comes from the coding sequence ATGACTCATTCCCAACTACAGATCATTATCTTCATCAGCAGCACGCTGTTGATCCTTGCCCTCCAGAGTCTCATCTACGAGTTGTTCTATCGCTATCGACAGCGTGTCGCCCAGCGTTTGAACGACGATCTTGGACTTTCCGAAGCGCGTGCGACCGATCAGGTGCAACTGTTTCGCAACGTCTCTAGCGTGAAGGAAACGGTTTCGTTGCGCGAACGCTGGCAACATGGGTTGGGGCGTCTGTTGGAACAATCGGGGACCCAAATCACGATGTCACAATTGGTCTATGGCAGCCTGGGGCTGGCTTGTCTGATGGGCGTGATTCTGTTTGGCGTGAGCCGTATTTTACACGGGCCGGTCGTTGGTTTTGTGGTCGCAGGCTGGATTGCCGGCGGTCTCGCGATCCCCGTGTTTGTCTGGATGCGATATCAATCGCGACGCGGCAAGATCTACCGTCAGCTTCCTTATACGCTGGAATTGATCAACCGTTCGGTCCGCTCGGGACAAACGATGCCGGCAGCATTTCAAATGGTAGCCAACGAAGTCGAAGCGCCGTTGGGTGAGGAGTTCGCCTACTGCATCGATCAACAGCACATGGGGTTGAGCATCGAAGTCGCCGCCCGCAGCCTCGCATCGCGAACCGAAATTGTCGAACTGCAGATCTTTGCTGTCGCCCTCACCATCCATGCTCGCACTGGCGGCAGTTTGGCCGATCTGTTGGACAACCTTTCCGATACCGTACGTCGCCGTCTGAAGCTGCAGATGAAGGTGCAAGCGTTGACGGCGGAGGGACGTTTGCAGGCGACGACGCTTGTGCTGCTGCCGATCGTTTCGTTGATCGGATTGGCGATCCTCAATCGCCCCTACGTAAGTACTTTGTTCGAAACGCCATCGCTGTTGGCACTGGCTGCGGGGGCGCAATGCCTCGGCGGGGTGTGGATTTATTACACAACACGGATTTCTTACTAG